One genomic window of Mucilaginibacter sp. SJ includes the following:
- a CDS encoding RNA polymerase sigma factor — protein MKPIELNHNDDVLLLQQIEQGSQHAFNLLYEKHWGNAYSEAYKRLKDSDQAKDIVQEVFTHIWLKKESLRIHNLPAYLTVSIRNKVFKLVEKQKIIHPFFDVIDDLPASCQQADGNLLWKEFLISYEALLNTLPPKRQIIFRLHYQNDLPTKEIAAQLGLTRKTVQNQLGKAIEKLKVSLLPFLSLLIILFWAIS, from the coding sequence ATGAAGCCAATTGAGTTAAATCATAATGACGACGTTTTATTATTGCAGCAAATAGAACAGGGCAGTCAACATGCATTTAATTTATTATATGAAAAGCATTGGGGGAACGCCTATTCTGAAGCTTATAAACGTTTAAAGGATTCGGATCAGGCAAAAGATATAGTCCAGGAAGTATTTACCCATATTTGGCTCAAAAAAGAAAGTCTCCGTATTCATAATCTACCGGCTTATTTAACGGTATCCATACGTAATAAGGTGTTTAAACTGGTTGAAAAGCAGAAAATTATTCATCCATTCTTTGATGTCATTGATGACCTGCCTGCATCTTGTCAACAAGCTGACGGCAATTTGCTTTGGAAAGAGTTTTTAATATCTTATGAAGCACTTTTAAATACGCTTCCTCCCAAAAGGCAAATTATTTTCCGCCTTCATTATCAAAACGATTTACCAACCAAAGAAATCGCGGCACAATTGGGTCTCACAAGAAAAACAGTTCAAAATCAGCTGGGAAAAGCTATTGAAAAATTGAAAGTGTCATTATTGCCCTTCCTTTCTTTATTGATCATTTTATTTTGGGCGATAAGCTGA
- a CDS encoding FecR family protein → MDKQYFLELLHKYLNNEATDEEQQFLVKYYELFSAEPDIISLLSDEQKKEIREEINASIWESIDKHAGADKKVIRLKTWGIKIAAAAAIIGVCGIGYLFLHNKPVVKSPQSYSAHRPKPNLFLVLPDGSRVILSYGSKLSYASSFDGLAKREVYLTGEAFFDIKHNNLKPFVVHTGKIKTTVLGTAFDVKAVPGDKTITVTVTRGKVKVSNNNRLLGIIVPNQQITFDRQKSISMQTNINAKNYTIWTAKDDLYFEDVTFGEAAKVLEDRFKVKILFTDQLVRSKHFTSTFNKSANLDQALKSICEFNDALYSYDKAKTTITITTKSQTN, encoded by the coding sequence ATGGACAAGCAATATTTTCTTGAACTGTTGCATAAATATCTCAATAATGAAGCAACAGATGAAGAACAGCAATTTTTAGTTAAATATTACGAGTTGTTTTCTGCTGAGCCAGATATTATTTCTCTATTGAGCGATGAGCAGAAGAAGGAAATCAGGGAAGAAATAAATGCCTCAATTTGGGAAAGCATCGATAAACACGCCGGGGCTGATAAAAAAGTAATACGCCTGAAGACTTGGGGCATCAAAATAGCTGCCGCCGCGGCAATCATTGGAGTTTGCGGCATAGGATATTTATTTTTACACAATAAACCGGTTGTTAAATCACCCCAGTCATACTCGGCCCATCGACCAAAACCTAACCTGTTTCTGGTACTCCCTGACGGAAGCAGGGTAATACTCAGCTATGGTAGCAAACTTAGTTATGCTTCATCATTTGACGGCCTTGCAAAACGCGAAGTATATCTTACCGGTGAAGCCTTTTTCGACATAAAGCACAACAACTTAAAACCTTTTGTTGTACACACCGGTAAAATAAAAACAACCGTATTGGGTACTGCATTTGATGTAAAAGCAGTGCCCGGTGATAAAACCATAACAGTCACCGTTACCAGAGGCAAGGTAAAAGTCAGCAATAATAACAGGCTCCTGGGTATTATTGTTCCTAATCAGCAGATCACCTTTGACCGGCAAAAATCTATTTCAATGCAAACCAACATCAATGCAAAAAATTACACAATCTGGACGGCGAAGGATGATTTGTATTTTGAAGACGTAACTTTTGGGGAAGCAGCCAAAGTATTGGAAGACCGGTTTAAGGTTAAGATATTATTTACAGATCAGTTGGTTCGCTCAAAACACTTCACCTCTACTTTCAATAAATCTGCGAACCTGGATCAGGCATTAAAAAGCATTTGTGAGTTCAATGACGCCCTTTATTCGTACGATAAAGCAAAGACTACCATAACCATCACCACTAAATCTCAAACCAATTAA
- a CDS encoding SusC/RagA family TonB-linked outer membrane protein — translation MRIGIISIFILATSIPVFSAAPVKSQTIDQVAVSLTLKNESLVKAFHKIESQSSFHFMYRNDDVKDILNLDIAASNKSIAVVLKAILSNTLLKFRQIDDQILITKSNQDKAATGEKADVTTDIVASKGIIKGTVTDSKESPLAGVTVKLDGAISLNKATDVNGNYSFANLPAGNYTLTFTFVGFKSVTKTLALGEDQQSVINVVLTESTNGLDEVVVTGYGTQKKREVTSAITSVSAAQFNKGNISDVAQLLQGKVAGLSIARPGGDPNGGFAIRLRGLSTLGANTQPLIVLDGQVGADINTVDPNDIKSIDVLKDGSAAAIYGTRGSAGVIIITTIAGKRGMSKLTYNVSGTEETPAKFTKHMTAAEFVALGKGTNYGSSTDWNKEITRSAFSHVHNLGISGGDERTVYDATLNYRNSQGVAIRTGFQQLNGRLNITHKALDNKLVLNLNINTTNRNSQFGFPDAFKYATIFNPTAPVHSTDPLYDLTGGGFFESNFVDYSNPVAMLVQNTNEARNKKFNIGGTATYELTKGLKFATKYFKQTTSIYHSEYSPTTAFISRGFPLGSGFSRSGISAKFDDESENSLLESTLSYDKTIHKLEIAAVAGYSYQDFFYQGFDAQGGNFVTDASGQNFAAALDFKNGIGVVESYKNENKLISFFGRVNLNYDNIAFLSASLRRDGSTEFGVNNKWGFFPAVSAGFDLSRVLKIQSISNLKLRGSYGVTGALPPFPYLSLSTLSNSGGTYYAGNGVYLSTYSGTRNPNPGLKWEKKAETDIGLDFSLLNGRLTGTFDYFNRKTTDLIFDVTVPSPPALFNNTWENIGELSNSGVELALSYEAIKTPDFSWTTGGNISSYHVVLTKLIDALKGSYVGATNLGTPGQEATQLTRAVEGQPIGILYGPKYVGVDANGVYQYSDGKGGTVGLANAPRQVIGNGLPKFEFGITNAFRYKQFDFNFFLRSSIGHQLINTYRAFYENPNVATSYNIVNTKYFNPKVTDGAAYSSYDVEKASFLKLDNATFGYTFKIAKSSKPGMISSLRAYISGQNLFTITGYTGVDPEVRYADSGNVLAPGIDRRETWVYTRSFTLGVNLGF, via the coding sequence ATGAGAATCGGGATAATTTCAATATTCATATTAGCTACTTCAATTCCTGTATTTTCAGCAGCCCCTGTAAAGAGTCAGACAATTGACCAGGTAGCGGTGAGTCTTACACTCAAGAATGAATCACTTGTAAAAGCTTTTCATAAAATCGAATCACAAAGCAGTTTTCATTTTATGTATCGCAATGATGATGTGAAAGATATTCTCAACCTGGATATTGCTGCCAGTAATAAATCGATAGCAGTAGTTCTGAAGGCCATTTTGTCTAACACTTTACTCAAATTCAGACAGATTGATGACCAGATATTAATTACAAAATCAAATCAGGATAAAGCGGCAACCGGTGAAAAAGCAGATGTCACTACTGATATAGTGGCATCCAAAGGCATAATTAAAGGAACGGTGACTGATTCAAAGGAGAGTCCGTTAGCGGGTGTTACGGTAAAGCTGGATGGCGCAATTTCATTAAATAAAGCAACAGACGTTAACGGCAACTATAGCTTCGCTAATTTACCGGCAGGCAACTATACGCTTACTTTTACTTTTGTCGGTTTTAAATCGGTAACAAAGACATTAGCATTAGGAGAGGATCAGCAAAGTGTAATTAATGTAGTGTTAACGGAAAGTACAAATGGCCTGGACGAAGTTGTTGTAACTGGTTACGGAACCCAGAAAAAGCGGGAAGTAACCAGCGCAATTACCTCTGTAAGTGCAGCACAATTTAATAAAGGTAATATCAGTGATGTTGCACAGTTATTACAAGGTAAAGTAGCCGGTCTTTCTATCGCACGCCCCGGTGGCGACCCAAACGGTGGTTTTGCCATCAGGTTAAGGGGACTTTCTACTTTAGGAGCTAACACACAGCCGCTAATAGTGCTTGATGGCCAGGTGGGGGCTGATATTAATACAGTTGATCCAAATGATATAAAAAGTATTGACGTACTGAAGGACGGTTCGGCCGCTGCCATTTATGGTACACGCGGTTCGGCCGGCGTTATCATTATAACAACCATCGCAGGAAAGAGAGGCATGTCAAAGCTTACTTATAACGTTTCCGGTACTGAAGAAACACCTGCTAAATTTACCAAGCATATGACGGCCGCCGAGTTTGTTGCACTTGGCAAAGGAACAAACTATGGCTCTTCTACGGATTGGAATAAAGAAATAACCCGTTCGGCTTTTTCACATGTACATAATTTAGGTATTTCGGGAGGTGATGAACGTACTGTTTATGACGCAACTTTAAATTATCGCAATAGTCAGGGTGTTGCAATCAGAACTGGTTTTCAGCAGTTAAATGGCCGTTTGAACATCACGCACAAGGCTTTGGATAACAAATTGGTTCTTAATTTAAACATAAATACTACTAACAGAAATTCACAATTTGGTTTTCCCGATGCTTTCAAATATGCTACCATTTTTAACCCTACAGCACCGGTGCATTCTACAGATCCTTTATATGATTTAACCGGCGGTGGTTTTTTTGAATCCAACTTCGTTGATTATTCAAATCCGGTGGCCATGTTGGTGCAAAATACTAACGAAGCGCGGAATAAGAAATTTAATATTGGCGGAACCGCGACGTATGAGCTAACTAAAGGATTGAAGTTTGCTACTAAATATTTTAAACAAACAACAAGCATTTATCATTCAGAGTACTCGCCAACTACAGCCTTTATTTCCAGGGGCTTCCCGCTGGGCAGTGGTTTTAGCCGTTCGGGTATTTCTGCAAAATTTGATGATGAATCTGAAAACAGTTTGCTTGAAAGTACCTTGTCATATGACAAAACAATACATAAACTGGAGATTGCTGCTGTCGCCGGATATTCGTATCAGGATTTCTTCTACCAGGGATTTGATGCCCAGGGCGGTAATTTTGTAACTGATGCCTCGGGTCAGAATTTTGCTGCAGCTCTCGACTTTAAAAATGGTATAGGCGTAGTTGAAAGTTATAAAAATGAGAACAAGCTGATCTCGTTTTTCGGACGGGTAAACTTAAACTATGATAATATCGCTTTCCTTTCCGCCAGTTTAAGAAGAGACGGTTCAACTGAGTTTGGTGTAAATAACAAATGGGGCTTTTTTCCTGCTGTTAGTGCAGGTTTTGATTTGAGCAGAGTGTTAAAGATTCAAAGTATAAGTAACCTTAAATTGCGTGGCAGCTATGGTGTTACCGGGGCATTACCACCGTTTCCGTATCTTTCATTGTCTACTTTATCAAATAGCGGCGGTACCTATTATGCGGGCAATGGTGTATACCTGAGTACCTACAGTGGCACCAGGAACCCTAACCCAGGTCTGAAATGGGAGAAAAAAGCTGAAACAGATATCGGTTTAGACTTTTCACTGTTAAACGGAAGGTTAACCGGTACCTTTGACTATTTTAACCGGAAAACTACCGATTTGATTTTTGACGTTACGGTGCCTTCGCCGCCGGCGTTATTCAACAACACCTGGGAAAATATTGGCGAATTGAGTAACTCGGGTGTGGAATTAGCTTTAAGCTATGAAGCTATCAAAACACCTGACTTCAGTTGGACGACCGGTGGCAATATTTCAAGTTACCACGTAGTTTTAACAAAGCTGATTGACGCTTTAAAAGGTTCGTACGTAGGGGCCACCAACCTGGGCACTCCTGGCCAGGAAGCCACGCAGTTAACGAGGGCGGTTGAAGGTCAGCCTATCGGGATACTTTACGGCCCCAAATATGTAGGTGTTGACGCAAATGGCGTATACCAGTACTCTGACGGTAAAGGCGGCACTGTTGGGTTGGCAAATGCACCACGCCAGGTTATTGGTAATGGCTTACCTAAATTTGAATTTGGGATTACCAACGCCTTTAGATACAAACAGTTCGATTTTAACTTTTTCCTTCGCTCATCTATCGGTCATCAGTTAATCAATACTTACCGCGCGTTTTATGAAAATCCAAATGTTGCAACCAGCTACAATATAGTAAATACCAAATATTTCAATCCCAAAGTTACCGATGGTGCCGCATACAGCAGTTATGACGTTGAAAAAGCATCTTTCCTGAAACTGGATAACGCAACGTTTGGCTATACTTTCAAGATTGCCAAGAGCAGTAAACCGGGGATGATTAGCAGTTTGAGAGCCTATATTTCGGGCCAGAACCTTTTCACTATTACCGGTTATACAGGTGTTGACCCGGAGGTTAGGTACGCTGACTCCGGAAATGTGTTAGCTCCGGGTATCGACCGTAGGGAGACATGGGTTTATACAAGGTCATTTACCCTCGGCGTTAATTTGGGATTTTAA
- a CDS encoding RagB/SusD family nutrient uptake outer membrane protein, which yields MKHKSLTRYSLLVFLAAASCTKLDEKALLYDQVTEDSFYKTDKQLAAAVGAAYSSIYGYNGAFFNLNEVTTDEVVVPTRGADWGDGGHWVRLKTHKTNSTDSQPANGWSLGFGGVTTCNKILAALAVSKSPTAATYVAELKCLRAIYYYWLLDLFGNVPITTDFSDTKPPATKSRAEVYAFIESELLANIEKLPKIGTGDGPYYGRVTYYVAEATLAKLYLNAQTYTGTQQYDKALAACDVIINSGKYTLMNNYADNFSRNNTGSTESIWAIPFDGVKAGGFNMNMETLHLQSQNTYQMNNQPWNGFASVQEFYQSYIDPAQNPGPQGTVVGLDPKGTPTTGTLDKRMLNNFLVGPQYQADGVTPLTDGGADVTDPNGPPITFTPYINELQPNAWRQAGARIGKWQFYKGMQSSLDNDLAIYRYADILLMKAELLARKSGNWNDPVTLALVNQIRTVHGGVAPFTSLTPLIFLAERGREMFAESYRRQDMIRFGVYNDAYRFHPADPDAHVNIFPVPEPQINANPNLKQNPGY from the coding sequence ATGAAACATAAATCATTAACAAGATATTCGTTGCTGGTGTTTCTTGCTGCGGCTTCATGTACAAAGCTGGATGAAAAAGCATTGCTCTACGATCAGGTAACTGAGGATAGTTTTTATAAAACAGATAAGCAACTGGCGGCCGCTGTGGGCGCTGCATATTCTTCTATTTATGGTTATAACGGTGCTTTCTTTAACTTAAATGAGGTTACTACCGACGAAGTTGTTGTACCAACACGGGGCGCGGATTGGGGTGACGGTGGCCACTGGGTACGTTTAAAAACACATAAAACCAACAGCACCGATTCACAACCAGCTAATGGCTGGAGCCTTGGTTTCGGCGGGGTTACCACTTGTAACAAAATTTTAGCCGCCCTGGCTGTAAGTAAATCACCAACTGCTGCTACTTATGTAGCAGAATTAAAATGTTTAAGGGCCATTTACTACTACTGGCTGCTTGATTTGTTTGGCAACGTGCCTATCACCACCGATTTTTCGGATACCAAACCCCCTGCAACCAAAAGTCGGGCCGAGGTTTACGCTTTTATTGAATCAGAATTACTGGCAAATATTGAAAAACTACCCAAAATAGGCACAGGCGATGGCCCATACTATGGCCGTGTTACTTATTACGTTGCTGAAGCAACTTTGGCCAAGTTATATTTAAATGCCCAAACCTATACCGGAACCCAACAATATGATAAAGCATTAGCCGCATGTGACGTAATTATTAATTCCGGAAAGTATACGCTGATGAATAATTACGCCGATAACTTTTCAAGGAATAATACCGGCTCAACCGAGTCTATTTGGGCGATACCGTTTGATGGGGTTAAAGCGGGCGGTTTTAACATGAATATGGAGACCTTGCACTTGCAAAGCCAGAATACTTATCAAATGAATAACCAGCCATGGAATGGATTTGCTTCGGTACAGGAGTTTTATCAATCCTATATCGACCCGGCGCAAAATCCGGGCCCGCAGGGAACAGTTGTAGGCCTTGACCCCAAAGGTACACCTACTACCGGTACCCTCGATAAGAGGATGCTGAATAATTTCCTGGTTGGCCCGCAGTATCAGGCTGATGGGGTAACCCCCTTAACGGACGGCGGTGCAGATGTGACGGATCCTAATGGTCCGCCTATTACCTTTACCCCTTACATTAACGAACTGCAGCCCAATGCCTGGAGACAGGCGGGTGCTCGTATTGGTAAATGGCAATTTTATAAAGGTATGCAGTCAAGTTTGGATAATGATTTGGCAATTTATAGATACGCCGATATTTTGCTGATGAAGGCCGAATTATTAGCCAGAAAAAGTGGCAATTGGAACGACCCGGTTACGCTTGCCTTGGTTAATCAAATCCGAACAGTACATGGAGGGGTTGCACCATTCACCAGTTTAACTCCTTTAATATTTTTAGCAGAGCGCGGCCGGGAAATGTTCGCAGAAAGTTACAGAAGGCAGGATATGATCCGTTTTGGTGTTTATAATGACGCGTACCGTTTCCACCCGGCTGATCCGGATGCTCACGTTAATATTTTTCCGGTACCCGAACCTCAAATTAATGCAAATCCAAACCTGAAACAAAACCCCGGGTATTGA
- a CDS encoding VCBS repeat-containing protein, with translation MAAKIYASCTEASYIRQVPFFAFLFLMGCNPIEPKKDEGNKLFSLLPSSSTGITFANDVKYTEQLNVYTYRNFYNGGGVGIGDINNDGLPDVFLCGNQKSNRLYLNKGNFQFEDITDKAGLSSAGVWSTGVTFADVNGDGLLDIYICKSGDFSGKNRSNQLFINNGNLTFTEKAAEYGLNNKGLCTHAVFFDYDHDGDLDCYLLNNSFRSVGNYDLIKDQRNTPDPLGGNKLYRNDGGHFTDVTQQAGIYSSKIGFGLGVTISDVNGDGWDDIYVSNDFFERDYLYINNHNGTFKECLTDAIRELSQNSMGADIADINNDGYPDIYVTDMLPEPESRLKTKTAFENWDKYQSDLQNGYYQQFLRNVLQLNQGPAMNKNLAQNKINFSEIGRLSGVHATDWSWGALISDMDNDGFKDIFVSNGIYKDLTDQDYIQFMANPIQVRKMMGSEKEVIKKLIDSMPSEAVPNYAYRNNGDLTFTNKAAEWGLGDPGFSNGSAYGDLNNDGALDLVVNNVNMPAFIYRNNSRKLEPANKYLKVVLQGEGKNRFGVGAQVTLYYNHTLNYQEQVPSRGFESSVDTRLNFGLGKIKEIDSIVVKWPCGKQKVLKGVKTNQTITVKEVESGLPGKAVRGAAGAKPVFEQSTDNHGIDFVHKENDFIDFDREKLIFQMHSADGPRIGKGDVNGDGLEDFYICGAKDQPGALYIQTRAGRFKRSNEKLFEQDKASEDTDCLFFDADGDGDQDLYVCSGGNEFSANSTDLIDRLYINDGKGNFSKSQQVLPSFQFESSSCVTAADVDGDGDQDLFVGVRLKPGEYGYPCKGYLLQNNGKGFFTDVTEERAPGLTELGMVTDAKWFDYDRDGKPDLVACGEYMPIRIFHNEGGRLKEVTREAGLEWSKGWWNRLEIADIDGDGSPDIVAGNHGLNSRFKASRAKPVSMYVGDFSGTGSIEDIVCTYNGDKQYPMVLRHDLVGELPYLKKKYLRYAQYKEQTMEDIFGRELLQKMVKLDACEMRSSVLLNKRNGKFLMKPLPVEAQFSTVFGLVVKDYDGDGKKDIVLGGNFYQSKPEAGIYDASYGLLLKGDGKGGFTAVKPQVSGIVIKGAVRDMKEIKAGNNKLLIVAKNNDKTEVLSFK, from the coding sequence ATGGCGGCAAAGATATATGCTTCATGCACAGAGGCCAGCTATATTCGGCAGGTACCGTTTTTTGCATTTTTATTTTTGATGGGCTGCAATCCCATCGAGCCTAAAAAAGACGAAGGCAACAAACTTTTTTCACTGCTTCCTTCATCATCCACGGGAATAACTTTTGCCAATGATGTTAAATATACCGAACAATTGAATGTTTATACCTACCGTAATTTTTATAACGGTGGGGGTGTTGGTATTGGAGATATTAATAATGACGGCTTGCCGGATGTTTTCCTTTGCGGAAATCAAAAATCAAACAGACTCTATTTAAACAAAGGCAACTTTCAGTTTGAAGATATAACCGATAAGGCCGGACTTTCTTCGGCAGGTGTCTGGTCAACGGGCGTTACCTTTGCAGATGTTAATGGCGATGGGTTGCTGGATATTTATATATGTAAGTCGGGCGATTTTTCCGGAAAAAACAGAAGTAATCAGTTGTTCATTAATAATGGTAACCTGACATTCACCGAAAAAGCGGCCGAATATGGGTTAAATAATAAAGGCTTGTGTACTCATGCTGTTTTCTTTGATTACGATCACGACGGGGATCTGGATTGCTACCTTCTTAATAATTCGTTTCGTTCGGTAGGGAACTATGATTTAATCAAAGATCAGCGCAATACTCCCGATCCCCTGGGTGGGAATAAGTTATATCGTAACGACGGAGGTCATTTTACAGACGTGACCCAACAAGCAGGAATATACAGCAGCAAAATTGGTTTTGGCTTAGGTGTAACTATTTCTGATGTGAACGGGGATGGCTGGGACGATATCTATGTTTCCAACGATTTTTTTGAACGCGATTACCTGTACATTAATAATCACAACGGTACCTTTAAAGAGTGCCTTACCGACGCTATTAGGGAACTAAGCCAAAACTCAATGGGAGCTGACATAGCCGACATCAATAATGACGGCTATCCTGATATTTATGTGACTGATATGCTTCCTGAACCGGAATCAAGGTTAAAAACAAAAACAGCGTTTGAAAACTGGGATAAGTATCAGTCCGACCTGCAAAATGGATATTATCAGCAATTCCTTCGCAATGTTTTGCAGCTGAACCAGGGCCCGGCTATGAATAAAAACTTGGCCCAAAATAAGATAAACTTCAGCGAGATAGGCCGGCTTTCGGGGGTTCATGCAACCGACTGGAGTTGGGGCGCGCTGATCTCGGATATGGATAATGATGGCTTTAAAGACATTTTCGTTAGCAACGGTATTTATAAAGACCTAACCGATCAGGATTATATCCAATTTATGGCTAACCCGATACAAGTAAGAAAAATGATGGGTAGTGAGAAGGAGGTAATTAAGAAGCTGATAGATAGTATGCCATCGGAGGCTGTGCCTAACTATGCGTACCGTAACAATGGCGACCTGACCTTTACCAATAAGGCAGCCGAATGGGGTCTTGGTGACCCGGGTTTTTCGAATGGTTCGGCATATGGTGATTTAAATAATGATGGGGCGCTGGATTTGGTGGTGAACAATGTAAATATGCCGGCCTTTATCTACCGAAACAACAGCAGGAAGCTGGAGCCGGCGAATAAATATTTGAAAGTAGTATTGCAGGGCGAGGGGAAGAACCGCTTTGGCGTAGGGGCGCAGGTAACGTTATACTATAATCATACCTTAAACTACCAGGAGCAGGTTCCGTCGCGGGGATTTGAATCGAGCGTAGACACCCGGTTGAATTTCGGGTTGGGTAAAATAAAGGAGATCGATTCGATAGTAGTAAAATGGCCTTGCGGTAAGCAGAAAGTATTAAAAGGAGTAAAAACGAACCAAACCATCACGGTAAAGGAGGTTGAATCAGGACTGCCCGGGAAAGCGGTGAGGGGGGCAGCCGGTGCAAAGCCGGTGTTTGAGCAGAGTACAGATAACCATGGGATAGACTTTGTGCACAAGGAAAATGACTTTATAGATTTTGACAGGGAAAAGCTGATCTTCCAGATGCATTCGGCGGATGGTCCGCGGATAGGTAAAGGCGATGTCAACGGCGATGGTTTGGAAGACTTCTATATCTGCGGGGCCAAAGATCAGCCAGGCGCATTATATATCCAAACCCGGGCGGGTCGTTTTAAACGGAGCAACGAAAAGCTGTTTGAGCAGGATAAGGCCAGTGAAGATACAGACTGTTTGTTTTTCGACGCGGATGGCGACGGGGACCAGGACCTGTATGTATGCAGCGGAGGCAATGAGTTCTCGGCTAACTCGACGGATCTGATCGACCGGCTATATATCAATGATGGGAAGGGTAATTTCAGCAAATCGCAACAGGTGCTGCCGTCATTTCAGTTTGAGAGCAGCTCCTGCGTAACGGCAGCAGATGTTGACGGGGACGGGGACCAGGACCTGTTTGTTGGTGTGCGTTTAAAGCCGGGTGAATATGGCTACCCATGCAAAGGCTATCTCCTGCAGAACAATGGCAAAGGCTTTTTTACAGATGTAACTGAGGAGAGGGCCCCGGGCTTAACGGAATTGGGTATGGTTACCGATGCCAAATGGTTTGATTATGACCGTGACGGAAAACCGGACCTGGTGGCCTGCGGAGAGTATATGCCGATCCGGATATTCCATAATGAAGGTGGGCGTTTAAAGGAAGTAACGCGCGAAGCGGGGCTGGAGTGGAGTAAGGGGTGGTGGAACCGCCTGGAGATTGCAGACATAGACGGCGATGGTTCCCCGGATATAGTAGCCGGCAATCACGGGCTAAACTCCAGGTTTAAGGCAAGCAGAGCGAAGCCGGTAAGTATGTATGTAGGGGACTTTAGCGGCACGGGCAGCATAGAAGATATAGTATGCACCTATAACGGCGACAAACAATACCCGATGGTGCTGAGGCATGACCTGGTGGGCGAACTTCCTTATCTGAAGAAGAAATACCTGCGGTACGCCCAGTACAAGGAACAAACGATGGAAGATATATTTGGCAGGGAACTGTTACAAAAGATGGTTAAGCTGGATGCCTGCGAAATGCGGAGCAGTGTGCTGCTGAATAAGCGGAACGGCAAGTTCCTGATGAAGCCATTGCCGGTAGAGGCGCAGTTTTCGACGGTTTTTGGGTTGGTGGTGAAAGACTATGATGGGGATGGAAAAAAGGACATTGTGCTGGGAGGCAACTTTTACCAGTCAAAACCGGAAGCAGGGATCTACGATGCCAGCTATGGATTGCTGCTTAAAGGAGATGGGAAAGGTGGCTTTACGGCAGTTAAGCCTCAGGTAAGCGGCATCGTAATAAAAGGGGCCGTACGTGATATGAAAGAGATTAAAGCCGGAAACAATAAGCTGCTGATTGTAGCTAAAAATAATGATAAAACAGAGGTGTTAAGTTTTAAATAA